The Thermoanaerobaculia bacterium genome includes the window CTCGCCGCGCTCTCGGGCCGGAGCCACTCGGTGGTGACGGCGGTCGCGCTCGTCGCGGGCGGCCGCGTTCACGAGCGCGCGGGGGTCTCGAGCGTGCGGTTCGCCCCGATGACGGACGCCGAGATCGCATGGTACGCGTCGAGCGGCGAGCCGATGGACAAGGCGGGCGCCTACGCGATCCAGGGAGCGGGGGCGCGGTTCATCGAGTCGATCGAAGGCTCTCCCAGCAACGTGATCGGGCTCCCGGCGCGCGCCGTCTACGAGCTGTTGCGGGAGGCCGGTCTCGACGATCTGGCCCTTCCGGCGCTCCCTGGAAACGCGCGATGAAACGCGGGATCGTGTGGTTCGCGCCGACGCTGGGCGCCGCCCGGCGGGCACGGCAGCGGGCGGAAGGAACGACGGGACATCCGGACGGCGCCGCATCGCCGCGAGCGACGGCCGATCTCGTCCGGGCGCTCTCGACCGGAGAGCCGGTGCGGGTCGTCGATCCGCCGCGCCCGAGCGCGTCCTGGGAGCGCGCGAAGCGGAAGATCCTGCTGCCCGCCGCTCCGGGACTCCTCCGGGACGCCATCGGGGGAATCGCCGCCCAGGAGCCGCCGCCCGGAGGAGAAAACCGGCGCGGCGGGCCGACCCGCGCGCACTGGATCCCCGGCGACCTCACCGACGAGCGGGCCGCCGCGCTCCTCGGGTCGCCTCCCGTGCCTTCCCTCTGGATCGTCGAGGACTTCCGGAAGCTCCGCCTGTCGGCCGGCATGCGGGCGCGGGTCGAGCGGGAGGGCGTCGGGATCGCCGCGTATCGCGCGCTTTCGCCGTTCCGGGCGAGGCGGCGCCGGGCCCGCCGCGGTAGAATCGGCCGATGAGGTATTTTCCCGCCGCCGCGCTGCTCGCGCTCGCCGTCGTCCGCCCCGCCGGAGCCGCGGCCTCCGAACCGAAGGGGGCGCTCCCGTTCATCGAAAACGACTACGCGCGAGCTCTCTCGGAGGCGCGCTCCCGGAAGCTGCCGATCTTCGCGGACGCCTGGGCGCCCTGGTGACACACCTGCCGGTCGATGAGGGCGTTCGTCTTCACGGACGCGGCCCTCACGCGGCAGGCCGGGCGGTTCGTCTGGCTCTCGATCGACACCGAAAACGGCAAGAACGCGGGCTTCCTGAAGAAGTTCCCGGTGGACGTCTGGCCCTCGATGTTCGTCATCGACGCCGGCTCGGAGACCGCCGCCATGCGGTGGGTGGGGGGCGCGACGACCGCGCAGCTGCTCGGCATCCTCGCCGACGGCGAGCGGGCCGTTCGCCGCACGCGGGGCGGCTTCGAGGAGGCGCTCGCCCGCGCCGACCGTGCCTACGCCCAGGGGAAGAACGCGGAGGCGGCGAAAGAGTACCGCGAGGCGATCGCGAAGGCGCCGCGCTCGTGGCCGCGTTACGGCCGGACGGTCGAGTCGCTCCTCTTCGCGCTCGACCAGTCGCACGATCCGGCCGGATGCGTCGAGACCGCCCGCGAGGCGTTCCCGCGCGTGCGCCATTCCCCTTCGGCGGTCAACGTCGCCGGAAACGGACTGGGCTGCGCCGTCGAGCTTCCTCCGACGTTTCCGCGCCGCGGCGAGCTCGTCGCGGAGTTCGAGAAGGACGTCCGCGAGGTGATGGAGGACCCGAAGCTCACCATGTCCGGAGACGACCGGTCCGGCCTCTACCAGACGCTGATCGACGCGCGCGAGGACGCCAGGGACGCCGCCGGGCAGCGGAAGCTCACGGAAGAGTGGTCGGCGTTCCTCGACGGGGCGGCGGCGCGGGCGAAGACGGTCGAGCAGCGGACGTCGTTCGACTCGCACCGCCTTTCCGCGTATCTCGCCCTGAAGGAGCCGGAGAAGGCGGTTCCGATGCTCGAGCAATCGGAGAAGGACCTGCCGGACGACTACAACCCTCCGGCGCGCCTCGCGCTCGCCTGGAAGGAGCTCCACGAGTGGGACAAGGCGCTCGCGGCGTCCGACCGGGCGCTCGCGAAAGCGTACGGCCCGCGCCGGCTCGGAATTCTCCGGACGCGCGCCGAGATCTTCCAGGGCCGAGGCGACGTCGCATCGGCGAAGGCGACCCTGGAGCGGGCGATCGCCGAGGCGGAAGCGCTCCCGGAAGGGCAGAAGAACGCGGGGATGGTCGCCGCCCTCCGGAAGCGGCTCGAGGCGCTGGAGAAGCCCCCATCGCCTTCCTGACGCGCGGGCCCGACGCTTCGCGGCGAACGTCCGTATAGACCTCGTCATGTCGACTCTCGAGAAGACCGCGCCCACGTTCGGGATCTACAACGACTACTACGGCTTCCGGGAGTCGCCCTTCAACATCACTCCCGACCCGCGCTTCCTCTTCTTCTCCGACCGCCATCGGGAGGCGTTCAACCACGTTCTCTTCGGCATCCGCGAGCGCAAGGGATTCATCCAGCTGACCGGAGAGGTCGGCGCGGGAAAGACGACCGTCTGCCGCGCCATCCTCGAGGAGCTCGGCCCCGCGTACCGCACCGCCCTCGTGCTCAACCCCTGCATGACCGCCGCGCAGCTTTTCCGGACGATCCTCACGGAGTTCGGCCTCCCCCGGCGCGCCGACCGGACCGCGAGCCTCGAGACCCTGAACCGGTTCCTCCTCGAGCAGGTCGGGGAACAGCGCGACGTCGTCCTCATCATCGACGAGGCGCAGGACCTCGACGACGATCTCCTCGAGCAGGTACGGCTGCTCTCGAACCTGGAGACGGATCGTCGAAAACTCCTCCAGATCGTCCTGATCGGCCAGCCCGAGCTCCGGGAGAAGCTGGACGCGCGCGGTCTGAGGCAGCTCCGGCAGAGGATCACCGTCCGCTATCACCTGACGCCGCTCGATCGAGGCGAAACCGAGCGGTACATCGAGCATCGAATGAACGTCGCCGGCTGCGACCGGGCGCCGACCTTCACGCCGTGGGCGATCCGGAGGATCCACGGATACTCGCGCGGAATCCCGCGCCTCATCAACGCGGCCGCCGACAAGACCCTCCTCGCGGGATTCGTCGCCGACGCGGACCGGCTGACCGCTCGGCACGTGGCCCGGGCGCTCCGCGAGCTCGAAGGAAAGATTCGATGAGCCTGATCGACGACGCCTTGAAGCGCGCCCGCGACGAAGCGGCCCGGCAGGAGGAGGCGCATCGCCGCGAGAAGCGCCCCTGGGTCCCTCCCCCGCCGAAAAGATCGCGCCGCCGCGCTCCCGTCGTGGTCGGCGGGGCAATCGTCGCCGCCGCCCTCGTCGCCGGGGTCGGTCTCCTTCTGAGCCGGCCGCCGTCCCCGCGGTTCCCGGCGGGAAATCCGCCGCGCGTCTCTCCGCGGGTCCCGCCCCCCGCTCGCGACGCGGCGGCCGGCGGTTCCGCGGCCGCCGCCGTTCCCCTTCCCCCGGTCGCCGAAACCGTCGAGGTCCCTCCGCCGACGGAAGCGAAACGGGGACGAGAACCGGAAGCTCCGGTCCGCCAGACCCGCCCGGCGACTCCGGCTCCCGCTCCGGCCGCCGCGCCTTCCTCGCCCGTGTCCGCGGCGCCGTCCACCCGCGGCGGCGCGCCTCCCCTCCGTGACGGGAAGACGTTCGCGCGCGTGGTCGACCTCCCGGGAGGGGAGAAGATCGATCTCGAGGGAATCGTCTACTCCGAGACGAACCCCGTCGCCGTCATCGGCGGAAGGGTCCTTTCCCCCGGCGGTTTCGTCGGGGACTTCCAGATCGTCGGGATCGAGGAAAACCGCGTCACGCTGCGGGGGCGGGGCGTCACGATCTACGTGACCCTGGGCTGATCCTCCCGCCGGTCCGCTCCATTCGGCCGGCGGCGTGCCCCGGAAGCCTGCGGCCCGGCGCGGACTCCGCCCGGCGACGATTTCACGCCCTTGCGCGGAGCCACCGCGGCGGCCCTCTCCGCCCGGCTCGCGCCGGGGGAAGGCGGGCGTTCCGCTTCGTGGAACTCGAGCGTGTGGGCGTGCGTGAACTCCGCCCCGATCAGCACGATCAGGCTCGCGTAGTAGATCCAGAGCAGGATCAGCACGACCGAGCCGGCCGCGCCGTAGGGCGTGGCGACGGCGCTCCGCCCGAGGTACTCCCCGATCGCCCATTTCCCGACGACGATCAGGAGAGCCGTGATGACGGCCCCGAGCACCACGTCCCGCCACTCGACTTCCGCGTCGGGGAGGATCCGGTAGATCAGGCCCAGCAGGATCGCGATCAGCAGGTACGAGACGCACACGTCGGCGGCATGGAGGAAGCCGACGGGAATCGACGAATGGGCTTCGAAATATTCGCGGAGGGCCGAGAGCGCCGCCGAGAACGCCAGCGAGACGACCAGCAGGAAGCCGGCCGCCAGCAGCAGCGCGAACGAGAGGAGCCGTTTCCGGAGAAGCGTGCGGAACACGTGGCCGGGGCGCGGCGCGACTCCCCACACGGCGTTCAAGGCGCCCTGGAGCTGGACGAAGACGCCCGACGCGCCGGAGAGCAGCGTCACGATCCCGATCGCGCTGGCGAGCCCGCTCGCCTTTTCCGTCGCGACGTTCCGCAGGACGTGCTGGATCGTTTCCGCCGCCTCGCGACCCATCAGCCCCGCGAACTCGCGGACGACCTGGCCCTGCACCGCGTCCTGGCCCCACACGAGCCCGGCCACGAAGATGATCACGAGGAGGACGGGCGCGAGCGAGAACAGGGTGAAGAATGCGAGCGCGGCGCCCTGCGTCGCGATGCCGTGCTCGAAGAAGTCTTCGGCCATCCGCTGGAGCGTCCGGCCGAAGCGGCCGATCCCGGTGCGCCATCGGGTCGTCATGCGGGGACAGTCAGCACGGCGTGTGCCACACGACCAAGCGGGGAGGGCGCGGCATATACAATCCCCGCCAGATGGAAGGAGGGTCCATGGCGAAAGCCAAATCCGCTTCGGTCGCCCGCCGTTCCCCCCCGCGCGAAACCCGCCCCGCCAACCCCTTCGAAACCGCGCTCGAACAGTTCGACCGCGCCGCCGACATTCTCGGCCTCGATCCCGGGATGCGCGAGGTGCTCCGCCGGCCGAAGCGCCAGCTCATCGTTTCCGTACCGACGAAGATGGACGACGGCTCGATCCGCGTCTTCGAGGGCTATCGGGTCCAGCACAACATCGCGCGCGGGCCGGCCAAGGGCGGGATCCGCTATCACCCGCAGGTCACGCTCGACGAGGTGAAGGCCCTCGCCTCGTGGATGACCTGGAAGTGCGCCGTCGTCAACATTCCCTTCGGCGGCGGCAAGGGAGGCGTGATCTGCGACCCGAAGAGGATGTCGCAGGACGAGCTCGAGCGGATGACGCGGCGGTTCACGTCGGAGATCTCGATCATCATCGGGCACGACCGGGACATCCCCGCGCCCGACGTCTACACGAACCCGCAGGTCATGGCGTGGATGATGGACACCATCTCGATGACGAAGGGGTATTCGACCCTCGGCGTCGTGACCGGCAAGCCGATCGCGGTCGGGGGCTCGGCCGGGCGCAACGAAGCGACGGCGCGCGGCTGTGTCGTCACGATCGTCGAGGCGTGCAAGGAGCGCGGGATCGATCCCGCCCGGGCGACGGCGGCGGTCCAGGGCTTCGGCAACGCCGGATCGATCTCCGCCCGGCTCC containing:
- a CDS encoding Maf family protein — encoded protein: MPDARLLLASASPRRAEMLTALGIRFRVAPSGIPEDLLPGENAVAAARRLARTKALDAARSTDLPVLAADTLVFLEGTVFGKPADAADARRMLAALSGRSHSVVTAVALVAGGRVHERAGVSSVRFAPMTDAEIAWYASSGEPMDKAGAYAIQGAGARFIESIEGSPSNVIGLPARAVYELLREAGLDDLALPALPGNAR
- a CDS encoding tetratricopeptide repeat protein, with amino-acid sequence MRAFVFTDAALTRQAGRFVWLSIDTENGKNAGFLKKFPVDVWPSMFVIDAGSETAAMRWVGGATTAQLLGILADGERAVRRTRGGFEEALARADRAYAQGKNAEAAKEYREAIAKAPRSWPRYGRTVESLLFALDQSHDPAGCVETAREAFPRVRHSPSAVNVAGNGLGCAVELPPTFPRRGELVAEFEKDVREVMEDPKLTMSGDDRSGLYQTLIDAREDARDAAGQRKLTEEWSAFLDGAAARAKTVEQRTSFDSHRLSAYLALKEPEKAVPMLEQSEKDLPDDYNPPARLALAWKELHEWDKALAASDRALAKAYGPRRLGILRTRAEIFQGRGDVASAKATLERAIAEAEALPEGQKNAGMVAALRKRLEALEKPPSPS
- a CDS encoding AAA family ATPase yields the protein MSTLEKTAPTFGIYNDYYGFRESPFNITPDPRFLFFSDRHREAFNHVLFGIRERKGFIQLTGEVGAGKTTVCRAILEELGPAYRTALVLNPCMTAAQLFRTILTEFGLPRRADRTASLETLNRFLLEQVGEQRDVVLIIDEAQDLDDDLLEQVRLLSNLETDRRKLLQIVLIGQPELREKLDARGLRQLRQRITVRYHLTPLDRGETERYIEHRMNVAGCDRAPTFTPWAIRRIHGYSRGIPRLINAAADKTLLAGFVADADRLTARHVARALRELEGKIR
- a CDS encoding YihY/virulence factor BrkB family protein — encoded protein: MTTRWRTGIGRFGRTLQRMAEDFFEHGIATQGAALAFFTLFSLAPVLLVIIFVAGLVWGQDAVQGQVVREFAGLMGREAAETIQHVLRNVATEKASGLASAIGIVTLLSGASGVFVQLQGALNAVWGVAPRPGHVFRTLLRKRLLSFALLLAAGFLLVVSLAFSAALSALREYFEAHSSIPVGFLHAADVCVSYLLIAILLGLIYRILPDAEVEWRDVVLGAVITALLIVVGKWAIGEYLGRSAVATPYGAAGSVVLILLWIYYASLIVLIGAEFTHAHTLEFHEAERPPSPGASRAERAAAVAPRKGVKSSPGGVRAGPQASGARRRPNGADRREDQPRVT
- a CDS encoding Glu/Leu/Phe/Val dehydrogenase, with protein sequence MAKAKSASVARRSPPRETRPANPFETALEQFDRAADILGLDPGMREVLRRPKRQLIVSVPTKMDDGSIRVFEGYRVQHNIARGPAKGGIRYHPQVTLDEVKALASWMTWKCAVVNIPFGGGKGGVICDPKRMSQDELERMTRRFTSEISIIIGHDRDIPAPDVYTNPQVMAWMMDTISMTKGYSTLGVVTGKPIAVGGSAGRNEATARGCVVTIVEACKERGIDPARATAAVQGFGNAGSISARLLWEMGTKIIAVSDTGGGIYNASGLPIDQVIAAKEKTGSVRGFAGKAEKISGDAILEVAADVLVPAALEGVLTAQNAPRVKAKIIAEAANGPTTPEADDLFRKKGILVVPDILANAGGVTVSYFEWVQDLYSFFWDTEFVYGHLQKTMERAFREVFTAARDH